Proteins encoded together in one Marinithermus hydrothermalis DSM 14884 window:
- the rpsB gene encoding 30S ribosomal protein S2, which translates to MACNVSIKELLEAGVHFGHETKRWNPKMKKYIYAERNGVFIIDLQKTLVEIEKTCNFVQDLAARGGVILYVGTKKQAQEIIQLEADRVGMPYVNQRWLGGMLTNFKTISARVNRLEELEALFESEEIKERPKKEQVRLKHELDRLKKYLSGFRRLKRLPDALFVVDPTKELIAVREARKLGIPIVALADTDSDPDLIDYIIPGNDDAIRSIQLITSRLTDVIIEARGGEAEAEAEAEAAPEAVTEGKEAEA; encoded by the coding sequence ATGGCTTGTAACGTATCTATCAAAGAGCTCCTGGAGGCCGGGGTCCACTTTGGTCACGAGACCAAGCGGTGGAACCCCAAGATGAAGAAGTACATCTACGCCGAGCGCAACGGGGTTTTCATCATCGACCTGCAAAAAACGCTGGTCGAGATCGAGAAGACCTGCAACTTCGTGCAGGACCTCGCGGCGCGCGGCGGGGTGATCCTCTACGTCGGCACCAAGAAGCAGGCGCAGGAGATCATCCAGCTCGAGGCCGACCGCGTGGGCATGCCGTACGTGAACCAGCGCTGGCTGGGCGGGATGCTCACCAACTTCAAGACGATCAGCGCCCGGGTGAACCGTCTCGAGGAGCTCGAGGCCCTCTTCGAGTCCGAAGAGATCAAGGAGCGCCCCAAAAAAGAACAGGTCCGTCTCAAACACGAGCTGGACCGCTTGAAAAAGTACCTGAGCGGCTTCCGCCGCTTGAAGCGCCTCCCGGACGCGCTGTTCGTGGTGGACCCCACCAAGGAACTCATCGCGGTGCGGGAAGCCCGAAAGCTCGGCATCCCGATCGTGGCGCTGGCCGATACCGACTCCGACCCGGACCTGATCGACTACATCATCCCCGGTAACGACGACGCGATCCGCTCGATCCAGCTCATCACGAGCCGGTTGACCGACGTGATCATCGAAGCGCGGGGCGGCGAGGCCGAGGCGGAAGCCGAAGCGGAAGCGGCCCCGGAAGCTGTGACGGAAGGGAAGGAGGCCGAGGCATGA
- the tsf gene encoding translation elongation factor Ts, which yields MSQMELIKKLRASTGAGMMDVKKALEEAGWDEEKALQILRERGAVKAAKKADREAREGIIGSYIHHNQRVGVMVELNCETDFVARNEEFQKLAKDIAMHIAMAAPRYVSKDEVPAEEVEKERQIYIQAALNEGKPEQIAAKIAEGRLKKFYEENVLLEQPFVKDDKITVGELVQQAIAKIGENIVVKRFCRFEIGG from the coding sequence ATGAGCCAGATGGAACTCATCAAGAAGCTGCGCGCCTCCACCGGCGCTGGCATGATGGACGTGAAGAAGGCCCTCGAGGAGGCCGGTTGGGACGAGGAGAAAGCCCTGCAGATCCTGCGGGAACGCGGAGCGGTGAAGGCCGCGAAGAAGGCCGACCGCGAGGCCCGCGAGGGCATCATCGGGTCGTACATCCACCACAACCAGCGCGTCGGCGTGATGGTGGAGCTGAACTGCGAGACCGACTTCGTGGCGCGCAACGAGGAGTTCCAGAAGCTCGCGAAGGATATCGCGATGCATATCGCGATGGCCGCGCCCCGCTACGTCTCCAAGGACGAGGTGCCCGCTGAGGAGGTCGAGAAAGAGCGTCAGATCTACATCCAAGCGGCCCTGAACGAGGGCAAACCCGAACAGATCGCGGCCAAGATCGCCGAAGGGCGCCTCAAGAAGTTCTACGAGGAGAACGTGCTGCTCGAGCAGCCCTTCGTCAAGGACGACAAGATCACGGTGGGCGAGCTGGTACAGCAGGCCATCGCCAAGATCGGGGAGAACATCGTCGTCAAACGCTTCTGCCGCTTCGAAATCGGCGGTTAA
- the pyrH gene encoding UMP kinase, whose product MKYKRVLLKLSGEFLAGPDGKGISPDATRALAEEIQKAKRTGVQLAVVVGAGNLWRGARQGVGMDRATADYIGMLATSMNALALQDALESLGLETRVQTALTMAEVAEPYIRRRALRHLEKGRVVIFGAGTGNPFFSTDTAAALRGLEMGVDVVLMAKNQVDGVYSDDPRKNPNAVKYDELTYMEVLSKGLQVMDATAVSLCMEGKLPIVVFDIFKPGALVGIIQGERIGTLIHS is encoded by the coding sequence ATGAAGTACAAGCGCGTACTGCTCAAGCTGTCCGGCGAGTTCCTCGCGGGGCCCGACGGCAAAGGCATTTCTCCCGACGCGACCCGCGCACTTGCCGAGGAGATCCAAAAGGCGAAGCGCACCGGAGTGCAGCTCGCCGTCGTCGTGGGCGCCGGGAACCTCTGGCGCGGCGCCCGCCAGGGGGTCGGCATGGACCGGGCTACCGCGGACTACATCGGCATGCTGGCCACCAGCATGAACGCCCTCGCCCTCCAGGACGCGCTAGAGTCCCTGGGACTCGAGACGCGCGTCCAAACCGCCCTCACGATGGCCGAGGTAGCCGAGCCCTACATCCGTCGCCGGGCGTTACGGCACCTCGAGAAGGGGCGGGTGGTCATCTTCGGCGCGGGAACTGGGAATCCTTTCTTCTCCACGGACACCGCGGCCGCGCTGCGCGGCCTGGAGATGGGCGTCGACGTGGTGCTCATGGCCAAAAACCAGGTGGACGGCGTGTACTCCGACGATCCCCGCAAAAACCCGAACGCCGTCAAGTACGACGAGCTGACGTACATGGAGGTCCTGTCCAAGGGGCTCCAGGTCATGGACGCCACCGCGGTCAGCCTGTGCATGGAGGGCAAACTGCCCATCGTGGTCTTCGATATCTTTAAACCGGGTGCGCTGGTGGGTATTATTCAGGGGGAGCGTATCGGCACCTTGATTCACAGCTGA